The genome window CGGATCCACAACGCCGACGACGCGACGCGGCTCGCCATCGAGCTGCGCGTTCACCTCGAAGCGACAAACCCACCGGCCAATGGCGCATCGGTCGTCGACCTTCGCGAGACGGTCCGCGAATACGTTGGCGCCCTACGGCTGCTCGGGCTGACGTTCAACGAAATACTTGCGGCGCTCGGCGCCGTTCTGAGCGAAGCGGGGTTTCCTCCGCCTTTGAATGCGGAAGCGCCAAGGCCCACTGACCGCGTCCGCGAAGAAGTCATCGCCTGGTGCGTCGAGCCGGACATCGAAGAGACGTCAGGGAACGCAGGTGCCGCGCTCGAAGAAGCGTCCGGAACGCACGGCCCGAGCCATCGTCGCAGCTAAGCGTCGAGTTGTGTGGAGGGGCGGTCGTCGAGCGGTTCGTGGATGCGCCGTTCCCGTGGCGATTCGACCAGTCGCAGAACATCGGCGGTGGTAATGCCCGGCCCGATCTCGCTCGCGAGGGCGTGCGTCTCGTGGTCGTAGTTGCCGTACATCAACCACCACGGATCAACCCCGTACTCTCGGACGATCGCTGTGATGACGGTGAGACTCAGGCGTGGAAAGCGGGGATCGATCGAACGGCTCAACGCCACCGGTGCAACGTCGAGTCGCCGCGCCGTCGTCTGCAAATCGCCACCGTTCGACCCGGTGACGAGAGCGCGAATCCGCGTGGCAATCGCGGTGCGGTCGATTCTTGGCCACATGCTACCCCGGCTCGCAGACCCCGTGCCGGGAGTCCCCCAAAAGCCGATGCCCCGTCGTTGCGATATAAAAACAGTGATGCAGGTCACCAAAGCGAATCGGGCGTCGCTTTGTACACCTTGCCGCCATTGGGGCACTGCACGTCCCGGTTCATGTTCGCGAACAACCCGTCCTGATTGTCCGTCCACGCCCATACGTGGAGATACCAGTAGTTGAAATTATTCTCATGGTGCAGCTTCTGACCCATGAGCACCGGTGGCACCGAGTCGCGCGACCAATAGCGATACGGGACGATGAACTCCACGCCATTCAGCCGGTAGCTGCTGTCCGGCATTCGCTCGTATAGCAAAAACTCGGGCTTGGTGACATCGAGCTTCTCGTCGACGTAGGCGCGATTCAGGTGATGATAGCCCATCGCGCCGTGATGCTCGTCGACGATGCAGTCGGCGACGGTGCGCGGGTATCCGGCGGCGACGGCAGCATCGAGCTGCTTGTACGCCGACGTCGCGGCGCGAAGCTGCCGCAATCCATCGACGACGACGGGATCATTGACAGTGGCGACCGCCGCGGACATCGGTGCCGGCGCCGAGCGCATGCACGCGCCGATGCACACGAGCGCGGTCCAGCCGCCGAGACGAGCGAGATGATGAAACACGATCCCTCAATCCGTTTGTGGTCCGCGAACGGCGAGCAAGATACCACGCCAAACGGCCCCCGGAGCAACAGGCGTGGGACGGGCCGGGTCGTCAGCGTGCTCGGACGTATTCCTGAACCGCGCCGCGGTGCTTGGACGGAAACGGTTGCGACAGTTACTTGGGCAGGCGTGGGTCGATGAACCCGTTCACCTGCGACGCCGCGGGCGGGTCCAGGTTCGCCAGCACGGCGATGACATATCCCGACTTCGGATAGATCCGCAGCTCGCCGTTCATTCCTGGCGCGCCGCCACCGTGACCGACGGCGCCGTCGCCGTTCTGTCGTGCGTCCTCGAAGCCGTACGCGTACATCTGTCCAATGGCGACGTCGACCTTCCCTGTGATCAGCATGTTGGTATACTCGGCGTTGACCAGCTTATGGCTCATCAACGCCTCGGCAAACCTCACAAGATCGCCTACGGTCGAATACCCACCGCCAGCCGATGTTCCACGATAGGGCAGCGTATTCGTGTTGGGAGTCCACGCGCCGTTCCGGCGCGTGTACCCGACCGAGCGCTCGGCCACCGTTTGATCTTCAGGCTCCGAGCCGGTGCCAGTCATTCCGGCGGGGCGATACACGTGCTCCGCGACATAGTCATAGTAGCTCCGACCGGTGACGCGCTCGACGACCACGCCGAGCAACAGCATTCCATAGTTGCTGTACTCCCAGCGGCTTCCCGGCTCGAATTGAAGGCCGCGCGAGCCGTACAGCTTCACGTAGTCGTCGAGGGTGCGTAGCTCCAGACGATGTGCGTTGAAGTCGGGGCCAAAGATGTCGCCGGTGCCGCCGGTGTGTGTGAGCAATTGATGAATCGTCACCTTGCTCGACACGTCCTTGTTCGGATAGTCCGTGACGTATTTGCCGAAGGGATCGGTGAGCTTGATCTTGCCCGCTTGAACGAGCTGCAGGATGGACGTCGCGGTGAACATCTTGTTCATCGAGCCGATGCGGAACTTGGTGTCGAGCGTGTTGGCGATCTTGTGTTCGCGATCGGCGAGGCCATAGGCGCCTTGGAACAGCACCTTGCTTCCGCTGGTTCCGAGTTTTGCGACGATGACCGTACCGGCGAAGCGGTCCGCCGCGGATTCCTTGTCCAGCCGCGACTCGAGGGCCGGGGCAAGCTCGGCTTCGGTCAAGCGCGCGATCGGGAATGCCGCTGGACGGGGAATCGCGTTGAGGCCGAGTTGGACGATCTTGTCCGGAGTCGTCGAATCGAGGACGACGACGAATCGCGCGAATTGGTCGGAGTTGCGCTCCTGAACTAACCCCACAACCGTGGTCGTCGTCGCACGCTCGATCGAACGAAAGTCGAATCCGCCCGTGTTCTGAGCAAAGTTCACCTGGTTGTTGACGTTCATGCTCGGGTATCGCGTCTCGATGAATTGCTGAATCGGCCCACGCTCTCCGGAGTTGAGCGCGTCCAGGTATGCCGAGAGGGCCTTGAACGGAGCGCCGTTGCGCGCTGCGTTGACTTCCGCTTGCGTCATTTTTGCGGTCGCAAATTCGGCCGGTGCGTCCGTGGGGCGAAGCAGGATGGTGGCGCGATCCGACGTATCGGAGGCGAGTCGGAGGGTGAGGGTCAAGAATTGACGCGCGGCTTCACGTTCTTGCACCAAGACCGCGATTTCGCGCTCCTTCGAGTCCTGGATCTTGCGGACGTCGTAGCCGCCGGTTCGCGCGCGGACCGCCATGACTTGGTCGATCGGAAGGTCCGGCATGTTCGCGTCCATGAACGCTTTCAGCTTCGCGCGATCTCCGCCGTTCATGGCGTCGAGCCATGCGGCCAACACCCGGCCGGCGTGGGTCGACGGAATCTGGGCCGGCAGTCGTGCCGAGGAGAGAAGCAACGCGGCGATACCAAACAGGCAGCTCTTGGCTGCGACGGCGCGGAATGTGGGCATGCTGGTATTGTGAGAGACTCGAGATCCGGCGCAACCCTTTCGGACGGCCGCGCGGGGTTTACTAATTCGATCTTAATCTTTCCGCGGCACTGGAGCGCTTTGCCAAGCACCAGGGATCAACCCTATTTGCGCCACGACCGCCGTGAGCACCACGCCTATCGCGTGAATGGGTAACCAACCTTCCAGACGGTCACGATGTGATGCGGATCGTCCGGATCATCGAGCTTTCGACGCAACTCCGCCACGTGTGAGTCCACGGTCCGCGTCATTATGTAAGGACCATAACCCCACACCTCGCGAAGGAGCTCGGCGCGGCTGGCGACTTTGCCGTGGCGCCGCGCCAGAGCCAGCAAGAGATCAAACACCTTCGGCGTCACCGTGACCGGCATCCCCGCCCGCGTCACCGCGGGCGCGTCGAGGTCGACGGTCACGTCGCCAGCTCCAGCATGCGGCTGTGCGGGCTTCGTTCGAGTGCGCTGCGTCTCGGGAGAGCCGCGATCCGCTCGCTCAACTCGAGAATGCTGAACGGCTTCGTGACGTATTGATCGGCGTCGAGCCGAAAGCCCCGAATCCTATCTTGTTCCTGTGTCTTTGGCGAAAGAACGATGACGGGAACGCGCCCGCCGCCATTCTGGCGAACCCGCTTCAGCACGTGATAGCCGTCGGCCCCCGGCAACATCAAGTCGAGATTGACGAGATCCGGATTCCAGTCGGCTGCTGAACGGGCGGTGACGCGGCACGGCGAACGGGGGTTCAGCCGTCACCCCAGTCCGCGAGACGCAGTATGAGAAGTCTGGCTTGGCTCTACACGGGTGCGGTCGTAGCCGTTGCCGGATGCACTGACGCGACGGCCCCCATGTCAGCGACGTCTGCCTTCGGCGTGGGCATGACCGTCACGGTCCCCGGACCATGCCTGTTCACGTGCGATCCGATCTCGGCGGCCATTCACACCGTTGGGCTCGTCGTAATCACCAATAGCGGAACCACGACAGCGTACCTGCGGGGATGTGCGGATCCGGTCCCCACGCTCGAGGAGCAAAAGGACGTTGATGGAAGATGGGTGGACGTTGGTCCGCCGCCGTGTCCGATCGCGCCGCTGGCCATTCCGATTGCTTCGGGTGCGACCATTCGTGTCAACGACTTGTTCGCGGCTGGAACGCGTCGACTCCGAGTGACCGTTGCAACGTCCCCCGATTTCGCGCATGCGGCCACCGCGAGTTCGGCATCGTTCCTCGTTCCGCAATGACCGCCGTAGGGATGCCCTTCGCGTGAGCGGAATCTGGGCCGGCAGTCGTACCGACGAGAAAAGCAACGCGCGCGCGTCAACCTATTCACCGTGATCCATTCCGCCGGGTCTCGTGACCGGCAAATGAATCGTGAAGGTCGTTCCACGCTCGTCACTGGAATCAACTTCGATGTGACCGCCGTGACCGACCACGATCGCGTTCGCGATGTAGAGCCCCAGCCCGAGATGCCCGGCGTCGCGCGCCGCCGCGTCGTCGTGGACGACGGTCGTCCAGGGTTCGAACAATACCGCCCGCCGCTGCTCCGGAATTGGCGGGCCGGTGTTGTGCACCGCGATGGCGACGTCGTGGTTGGCGGCGACCGAAACGCGAATGGGGGCCTGTCTCTCGCCATATTGAAGAGCGTTCGCGAGAAGATTGGCGACTGCTTGACCGATGCGTTTGTCGTCCCAACGTCCTTGGAGATCGCCACTCGCCGTCACTTCGACGACGCGGTCTGGATGAGACGTGCAGAATTCTTCGACAATCGCGCGCACGACGGTGCCAAGATCCGCTTCCCGCCGTTCAATGGGCAGCCGTCCGCCGAATCGCATCCGCGTCGCGTCGAGGAGGTCCGCGATGAGATGATGCATGCGTTCGCCCGTG of Gemmatimonadaceae bacterium contains these proteins:
- a CDS encoding serine hydrolase domain-containing protein, which encodes MPTFRAVAAKSCLFGIAALLLSSARLPAQIPSTHAGRVLAAWLDAMNGGDRAKLKAFMDANMPDLPIDQVMAVRARTGGYDVRKIQDSKEREIAVLVQEREAARQFLTLTLRLASDTSDRATILLRPTDAPAEFATAKMTQAEVNAARNGAPFKALSAYLDALNSGERGPIQQFIETRYPSMNVNNQVNFAQNTGGFDFRSIERATTTTVVGLVQERNSDQFARFVVVLDSTTPDKIVQLGLNAIPRPAAFPIARLTEAELAPALESRLDKESAADRFAGTVIVAKLGTSGSKVLFQGAYGLADREHKIANTLDTKFRIGSMNKMFTATSILQLVQAGKIKLTDPFGKYVTDYPNKDVSSKVTIHQLLTHTGGTGDIFGPDFNAHRLELRTLDDYVKLYGSRGLQFEPGSRWEYSNYGMLLLGVVVERVTGRSYYDYVAEHVYRPAGMTGTGSEPEDQTVAERSVGYTRRNGAWTPNTNTLPYRGTSAGGGYSTVGDLVRFAEALMSHKLVNAEYTNMLITGKVDVAIGQMYAYGFEDARQNGDGAVGHGGGAPGMNGELRIYPKSGYVIAVLANLDPPAASQVNGFIDPRLPK
- a CDS encoding winged helix-turn-helix domain-containing protein — protein: MTVDLDAPAVTRAGMPVTVTPKVFDLLLALARRHGKVASRAELLREVWGYGPYIMTRTVDSHVAELRRKLDDPDDPHHIVTVWKVGYPFTR
- a CDS encoding response regulator; translation: MLPGADGYHVLKRVRQNGGGRVPVIVLSPKTQEQDRIRGFRLDADQYVTKPFSILELSERIAALPRRSALERSPHSRMLELAT